From Phaeobacter sp. A36a-5a:
GTTCCCGCTCACCTCCAGCGTTGCGGTGAACCCCTTCCTCGGCCAGAGCGACGAGCCGCTGGCGGTGACCTCGGCGCGGCTGGCGCGGGTTGCGGGCACACGGGTGACCCCGGACCGCAGCCATTGGGCGGCGAAACGGGCCGCCGGAGACCTCACCGACAGCGATCTGCGGGCCGCATTGGCGCGGGCCGGCACCCGCTTCAGCGATGTGCAGATGGCCGATCTCCACGCGGCACTGGGCGCCACGGACACCAACGATGACCCAAGAGCGCTGCCGACGGTGGCGGAGCTGGCGCAGGAGCTGTCCGGCGTCGACTGGCCCGGCCTGATCGAGGAACGCATCGGCGCCTTTGCCGCCAGCCATTTCGATCAGGGGCAGGCGCTGTGGCAGCCGGACCGGACCGGCGGCACCTATGCGGCCTGGCGTCAGTTTGCCAGCCGCGATCTGACGCCGGAAATCCACGGGCTGCACGGGTTTGGCGGATTTGTCGCTGCTACCAACCGGTCACATTGGCGCGCCATTGGACGGGCCTCCGAAACGCTGGGCATCAGCTCTGCGGCCGCCGAGACCGGGTTTCACCGCTGGCTGCTGACTCTGCAAGGCTGGGCGCAATATGGCCGCTACCTGTCGTGGCAGGCCGAGCTGGAGGGCAAGAGCGACACCACCACGGTTGAGCTGTTGGCGATCCGCATGGTGTTTGACGAGGCGCTGTTCCATCAGTATCGCGACCAGATCGCGGCCCGCTGGCAGGAGGTCGTCGAAAGCCACGAAACCCCGATCACCCCAAGCCGCGATCATGTGATCGACGCCATTCTGCAAGAGGCAGGCGAACGGGCGGCGCAGCGGCAACTGGCGGGCAGGCTGACCGTCGCGACCCCGGAGCCAGCGGCACAGGCGAAGGCCACCGACCGCCCCCTGTTGCAGGCCGCATTCTGTATTGATGTACGGTCCGAAGTGTTCCGCCGCGCGCTGGAAGCACAGGACAGCGGCGTGCAGACACTTGGGTTTGCGGGCTTCTTCGGGCTGGCCGCGGCGCATAATGCAGCGGGCTCCGACGTTACCGAAGGGCGCGGCCCGGTGCTGCTGAGCGCGGGGGTCCAGTCGTGGGCGGCGGAACCGGCGGAGCTTGACCTTGCCCGGCGCTATGCAGCGCGGGCGCGGCGCGCCTGGGGCCGGTTCAAACTGGCGGCGGTCTCCTCCTTTGCCTTTGTCGAGGCCACAGGCCCGGTCTATGCGGGCAAGCTGCTGCGCGATGCCTTTGGTGCCAGCAGTCGTCTGGCCACGGATCCGGCGCCGGTGCTTGATGCTTCGGTGGATCTGGACCACCGGGTTGCGATGGCCCGGACCATCCTGTCGGCGATGTCGCTGACCGGTGGCTTTGCCCCGGTTGTGATGCTGGCAGGCCATGGCGCGGATGTGACCAACAACCCCCATGCAAGTGCTCTGCACTGTGGCGCCTGCGGTGGCCATGCGGGTGACGTGAATGCCCGGTTGCTGGCCGGACTGCTGAATGACCGGGCGGTACGCGGCGGACTGCGCGAGGCAGGGATCAGCATCCCCGAGGACACCGTTTTCCTGCCCGCGCTGCATCACACCACCACCGATCAGGTCACGCTCTACGAACAGGATCTGCCCGCTGGCGCTGCCACCCGTTTTGCCCGCGAGCTGGCAAATATCCGTCGCTGGATCGAGGCCGCAGGCGCTCTGGCCCGCA
This genomic window contains:
- a CDS encoding YbcC family protein, which translates into the protein MLMKHETYPAALLELVTCANRAARAIPPLFPLTSSVAVNPFLGQSDEPLAVTSARLARVAGTRVTPDRSHWAAKRAAGDLTDSDLRAALARAGTRFSDVQMADLHAALGATDTNDDPRALPTVAELAQELSGVDWPGLIEERIGAFAASHFDQGQALWQPDRTGGTYAAWRQFASRDLTPEIHGLHGFGGFVAATNRSHWRAIGRASETLGISSAAAETGFHRWLLTLQGWAQYGRYLSWQAELEGKSDTTTVELLAIRMVFDEALFHQYRDQIAARWQEVVESHETPITPSRDHVIDAILQEAGERAAQRQLAGRLTVATPEPAAQAKATDRPLLQAAFCIDVRSEVFRRALEAQDSGVQTLGFAGFFGLAAAHNAAGSDVTEGRGPVLLSAGVQSWAAEPAELDLARRYAARARRAWGRFKLAAVSSFAFVEATGPVYAGKLLRDAFGASSRLATDPAPVLDASVDLDHRVAMARTILSAMSLTGGFAPVVMLAGHGADVTNNPHASALHCGACGGHAGDVNARLLAGLLNDRAVRGGLREAGISIPEDTVFLPALHHTTTDQVTLYEQDLPAGAATRFARELANIRRWIEAAGALARSERAVRLPRASAGADILRRSSDWAELRPEWGLAGCRAFIAAPRQRTEGRALDGQSFLHSYDWRADEGFGVLELIMTAPVVVASWISLQYYGSSVAPALFGGGNKLLHNVAGGIGVLEGNGGALKPGLPWQSVHDGEALQHDPLRLTVVIEAPRDAMTQILDRHPQVRALFDNGWLHLMAMDDQGHLVWRYEGDLNWSRMEPDESTANRAALEIAAE